The sequence below is a genomic window from Hippocampus zosterae strain Florida unplaced genomic scaffold, ASM2543408v3 HiC_scaffold_251, whole genome shotgun sequence.
GCTGTTAAATGCGACAACAACTTTTTAtcaagttttttattttaatttattgatattccaattacttttttttattttacgctAAAAAAACGAGACTGACTTCACGATTGTACGATTGAAGCCCATCTGATCATACGTGATAGAGTGCCTTTTACTTGAAGATAACATGAAGAGCATGGCCTCACATGACAATAGCAGAAAATAAAGCCACAATGGCCAGTTAAACGCAATCATGCCTTTCATTATCATGATGATTAAAGCCTTAGTTAATTAACGATGCTTTCATACGAACTGGCAGAATATAGATTCACAAAAGAGATCGGGAGAGGAAACTTTTCGCGGGTGTACAGGGTGCAGAGGATCGCCGACGGAGAGCACTACGCGCTGAAGCGATCGACACTtccaaagaaaaatcaaaagaaagcTGCTGAATACTTGCTCAACGAAATTAGGGTGCAGCTCAGCTTTGACAGCCCTTTCATAGTCAAAATGTACGACTGCTTTTTCGATTCCATCTCTAACAGCATCATCACTGTCAGCGAGCTGATGACCGGCGGCGATCTCAGTCACTTCGTCGAGTCGCACCAACATTGTCAGGTCGATGTCCCCGAGACCACCATCTGGAAGTTCGCCTGCTAGATCCTCAAAGGCCTGGAGCTGCTGCATTCCAAAGGAGTCATCCACCGGGACATCAAGGCTGCTAACATTCTGCTGTCGTAGGACCAGCAGCACGTCAAAATCACGGACCTCAACACCGCCTTCATCAACAAGAGTCACCATAAAGAGGGGCAGTCGATGGCCTCCACCAAGGCCGGCACTCCTCTCTACCTCTCGCCTGAAATCTTCATGGGGGAGAAGTACGACAGTAAGACTGATATCTGGTCTCTGGGGGTGCTGCTCTACGAGATGTGCAACTTCCACATGCCTTTCAGCGGGTTCACGCTTGAGCAGGTATCGGCCAAAGTGATCAACGGTCGGTACCGGCCGGTGCGAGAGTGCTACACCAAGCAGCTGAGGCTGCTTGTTAATTAGTGCCTGACTGTGAACAGGGATCTGAGGCCCACCGCCTCTCAGCTGCTGGCTCGGCCgtacatgaaaatgaaaacgaaGGGGGACTCCAGCAAACCCAACGTCTCAGGTGATAACAAAGAAAATCAGATGCTCATCAAGACCATCAGAATGCCCACGGTTCCTCGCCAGCTCAACAATGTCCTGCCAGCCTGCTAATTCCGCAAGCGCAGGGTGCAGTCTTCTCTGGTCCGGCAGGAGGGGCCGGCTGTGCTGCGCGTATGAACTGAATTTAAATGATTTCATAGCGGGCAGCGCAGAGGCTGACCTTCGTTCCGTTGCAGGTGTAGCTGCTAGGTTTGCAAGAAGGAGTATCTGTCCGCCTTTTGGTCAAGCAGTAAACCGAGGAGGCCCTTTTCACGCAGAAGAGGGCTGTCACTGCCGGCTACAGCTATTTTGACGATGCCCTATAATTGACAGTGGACAATTTGGACAAGCCTTTAGAAATCACTTTACTTGTCTGCTTCGAAACAATAAAAAAGCCAGAGGTCCTGGGCTGCCAAAAACTGATTCCCAGTTAAGTGATCTCCCAGGGGCAATCAATTCTTGAAATAAGGCACAGCGCTGTGCTTAGGTTTTAATTGAGAGTCAGTCCTTGGCTCCCTATCAGTAAAACTCGCTCGCTGTCTAAACACCCCTGTGCAAGCAAAACACGGTCCCGCAGCAAAGAAAGCGATCGGAGCCTGAGATCCAGTCGCACCAAGCAGCCTCTCCAAAGCAGACATCGGCAGGCTGAGTACAAAGCTGTCGAACAGTTGATGGAGCAAAACAAAGCACTGGAACTTCAAATCAGCAGGATGAAAAACTAGCTTTAGAAGGAGAGGCAGCTGGCTGCGTAGGCTCTGCTGAAGGAGAGCTTCAGCACTGCCCGGCTGAAAGAGGTGGAGGCGACGAACTCGCGGCTGCAGGGGGAGCAGGACGAGCTGCGGCGGACGGTGCTGCGGCAGGCCGAGAAGATCATGTACCTGACAGGGTGCCTTACGATGGCCACAAGAAGGGTGGATTGCTGAGTTGAATATAATAATCAATAAATGTCGAGCTATTCAAAGGTGCGTCCGTTACCAGCTGTACTCGATGAGCGAGGAGCAGAAGGATGCCCTCATTTCCCAGCTCAAGGAGGAGCTCATGACCCTCCGCCAGGGCGAGAAGGAGCAGGACGACCTTTCTTATGAACTCAAAGCCCTCGAAAAAAAGTTTGAGGCTGCTCTTGATGAAAAGAATAGGGCCGAGCGCGAGATGCGCCGCGAGCTGGAGAACGAGAACCGCTCGATCATGAAGGTCAAGCGCGAGATCGAGGACCTCAAGAGCGACATCAACCACATCAACAGCAACCTCAGCGAGATCAACGCCGATAATCAGTCGCTCAAGGAGATGTCCGAATTTCGGACCAGAGAAATCGAAAAGCTGAAGAAGTAGCAAACCGACCTTGaggagaagaacaccaagctgGCTGAAGAGGTCAACACGGTCAACGACAGCGTGGCGGCGGCCAAGGAGGAGAAGGCCAAGCTCGACGAGGCCATCGCCGAGCTTAAGAAAAAGATGGAGGAGAGTTCCGCCAAGGCCAAGTCCCTCGAAAAGGAAATCCGCGAGGCAGAACTGGAAAACGCCAAGCTCGAGAAGAACCTGATGTACTGCCAGAAGGAGTACGAGATGCTGGCCAAAGAGTGCAAGAAGAAAGCTGAGCTCATCAAGCAATCCGAAGAAAGGCAGGCCGACCACGAGAGGAAGATCAAGGAACTCGAAGAGGAGAAGAAAGCTCTGGAGGCCAAGTGCAAGGAGAGTAAGGAAGCCGCTGAGGCCTGCGAGCAGAAGTACAAAGACGAAATTGACCGGGGCAAGGCCCTGGCTGACAAGATCCAGTCGCTCGAAGGGTCCATCCGCGGCAAGGAGGCCCAGATTGAAGAGCTCAAGAATTCGATCGAGGTCAACAAGCAAAGGGTGGCAATTCTGGGTCAGGAGGCCAAGGCTCTCGAGAGCGAGATCGAGAAGAATTTGGACATCACCGCCGAGCTTGAGAGCCTCCACAAAGATGTAATTTGCTCATTAGCTCAAGTAGGAAATCAAGTAGTTTGCGGATCAAGATGAGAAGATCCGGCAGATGCTCGACCGCCGCAAGGAAATGGAGGAAGTCCTCCAAAAGGCCGAGGAAAGGGTTCAAGAATCCGTGAGCCAGCTCGACAAAAATGATCCTCCCATATCTTTGATttttatcagatttttttttaatcccaattCCCAAAGATATTTTCTTTACTATCATTATCCTTGCAAGCAGGATCGGGTCTGGA
It includes:
- the LOC127594777 gene encoding serine/threonine-protein kinase Nek2-like; this encodes MLSYELAEYRFTKEIGRGNFSRVYRVQRIADGEHYALKRSTLPKKNQKKAAEYLLNEIRVQLSFDSPFIVKMYDCFFDSISNSIITVSELMTGGDLSHFVESHQHCQDQQHVKITDLNTAFINKSHHKEGQSMASTKAGTPLYLSPEIFMGEKYDSKTDIWSLGVLLYEMCNFHMPFSGFTLEQVSAKVINGRDLRPTASQLLARPYMKMKTKGDSSKPNVSGDNKENQMLIKTIRMPTALLKESFSTARLKEVEATNSRLQGEQDELRRTVLRQAEKIMYLTGCVRYQLYSMSEEQKDALISQLKEELMTLRQGEKEQDDLSYELKALEKKFEAALDEKNRAEREMRRELENENRSIMKVKREIEDLKSDINHINSNLSEINADNQSLKEMSEFRTREIEKLKNVAAAKEEKAKLDEAIAELKKKMEESSAKAKSLEKEIREAELENAKLEKNLMYCQKEYEMLAKECKKKAELIKQSEERQADHERKIKELEEEKKALEAKCKESKEAAEACEQKYKDEIDRGKALADKIQSLEGSIRGKEAQIEELKNSIEVNKQRVAILGQEAKALESEIEKNLDITAELESLHKDA